Part of the Chitinophaga parva genome is shown below.
GACAACATTGAATCTGTAGAAAGATCCAAGGCTGCTGCCAACAAACCGGCTGCAAAACCGCACAAATAATGAAAACGGTAACACCGTCATTCAAGGGGCTGTCTCGTTACTTCGGGACAGCCTTTTTTTATTCCGGGCACTTTCCGGCAGGATTTTCCGGCCGGGGCGCCCGCCGGGTCCCGGTTTTGTAGATTCCGGCCCTTTTTTTACAGCCCCCTGGCAAAATGGGCAGAAACCGGGCCGCCGGGCGCGGGGTTCCGGGTTTCTGATGGGTAAAAAAGTTAATATTTTACCCCGTGGTGGATTTGTATTTTGCAATCAGTTGAACTACTTTTGCGAATTAGACAGAACAATTTTAAGGGAAGCTTATGTTTTTGAGTTCAGCACTTTTAGCCGCTACGAACACTCCTTTCAGCTATTTTCCCATCGTTCTGCAGCTCGGCGCTGCAGTGGGTTTTGTAGCACTGACCATGTTGGCCACCCACTTCCTGGGGCCCAAGAGAAAAACCTCCGATAAGCTCATCAACTTTGAGAGCGGTATCGAGCAGAAGGGCAATGCCCGCCAGCCTGTGGCCATCAAGTACTTCCTGACTGCCATCCTTTTCGTGCTCTTTGATGTGGAAGTGATCTTTTTCTATCCTTATGCCGTGAATTTCCGGGGACTGGGCTGGGAAGGTTTTTGGGCGATGCTGATGTTTGTGGGAGCGTTCCTGGCAGGTTTTATTTACATTATCCGCAAGGGGGCGCTGAAGTGGGAAGACTAGTGCGTAAGCATCTGCATCCTTTATCTTTTATCTTAACCTGGAAAAAATACTGATATGGCTCGTCCGGTTCAATATAATACGAAGATCAAAACGGTGGAAGCGCCGGAGGGATACTCCGGTGAAGGCTTTTTTGCCACTTCCTTTGACAAGGTGATCGGCATGGCCCGCGCTAACTCTATCTGGCCGCTGCCTTTTGCCACCTCCTGCTGTGGGATCGAATTTATGGCCACCATGTCTGCCCACTATGACCTGGGCCGCTTTGGTGCAGAACGTTTGGGCTTTACCCCCCGCCAGTGCGACCTCTTGATGGTGATGGGGACGATCTCTAAAAAAATGGGCCCCGTATTGCGCCAGGTATACCTGCAGATGGCGGAGCCCCGCTGGGTGATTGCCGTAGGTGCCTGTGCCAGCAGCGGTGGTATTTTCGATACTTACTCCGTGCTCCAGGGCATAGACCAGGTGATACCGGTAGACGTGTATGTGCCCGGCTGTCCGCCCCGCCCGGAAGCCATCCTGGACGGTTTTATGCGCATTCAGCAGCTGGTAGGGCAGGAAAGCCTGCGCCGCCGCCACTCCGACCAGTACAAGGCGCTGATGAACTCATACGGCATTGAATAAAAAGCTATTAGCACCTGCTATTAGCTTTTGGCTTTTGTAGCGGTGCCAATCCAACAATATTAAACGCTCATTTAATACCTAATGACAAACGAGCAAGTAAAAAGCCGGTTGATCGAAAAATTCGGGGAGGCGCTGACCGACTTCGAAGAATCTTAC
Proteins encoded:
- a CDS encoding NADH-quinone oxidoreductase subunit A, which gives rise to MSSALLAATNTPFSYFPIVLQLGAAVGFVALTMLATHFLGPKRKTSDKLINFESGIEQKGNARQPVAIKYFLTAILFVLFDVEVIFFYPYAVNFRGLGWEGFWAMLMFVGAFLAGFIYIIRKGALKWED
- a CDS encoding NADH-quinone oxidoreductase subunit B, whose amino-acid sequence is MARPVQYNTKIKTVEAPEGYSGEGFFATSFDKVIGMARANSIWPLPFATSCCGIEFMATMSAHYDLGRFGAERLGFTPRQCDLLMVMGTISKKMGPVLRQVYLQMAEPRWVIAVGACASSGGIFDTYSVLQGIDQVIPVDVYVPGCPPRPEAILDGFMRIQQLVGQESLRRRHSDQYKALMNSYGIE